AGCGACCACTTCCACGCCCAGGCGCTGGAACTCGATGACCACTTCCTTGCCCAGTTCGCCCGAACCGCACATCAGCACCCGGGTCGCCGAAGGGGACAGCGGCGTGCCTAGCACGGCCATCGGGTCGTCCTTCCGGTATGTGTTGTTGATTCCATCATTCCAGGTACATCGCGGTCAGATTTCGTTCACCGCCGCCGTCAGTTCCTGCACCGCATCCTTGCCGTCGGCGAAGAGCATCAGGCAGTTGTCCGCGGCGAAGAGCGGATTGGGTATGCCGGCGAAGCCGGGGCTCAGGCTGCGCTTGATGACCACGACGGTCCGCGACCTGTCCACGTTCAGGATCGGCATGCCGGACAGCGGCGTGTCCGCCGCGTCGCGGGCCAGGGGATTGACCACGTCGTTGGCGCCGATGACGATGGTTACGTCGGTCTGTTCGAAACCCGTATTGGCCTCGTCCATCTCCTTCAGGCGGTCGTAGGGGACGTCCGCTTCGGCCAGCAGCACGTTCATGTGGCCGGGCATGCGGCCCGCAACGGGATGGATGGCGAACTCCACCTCGATGCCGTCGGCCTCCAGTTGATTGGCCAGGTCGCGCACGGCGTGCTGCGCCTGGGCCACCGCCATGCCGTAGCCGGGGACGAACACCACGCGCCGCGCGCTGTCGAGCACCATGGCGACCTCCTCGGCGGTGGTGGATTTCACTTTGCCTTCGTAGAGGTCGTCGGCAGGACCAGCGTCGTCGCCGCCCGAATCGCCGCCGACGCCCGCGAACATCACGTTGGCGAGCGACCGGTTCATGGCCTTGCACATGATGCTCGTCAGGATAAACCCCGAAGCGCCGACCAGCGAACCCGAAATGATCAGCACGTTGTTGGACAGCACGAAGCCCGTCGCCGCGGCAGCCATGCCCGAGTAGGAGTTGAGCAGGGCGATGACCACCGGCATGTCCGCGCCTCCGATGGGCACCACGAGCAGTATTCCCAGCACGGACGCGATCGCCACCATGATCCAGAAGTACTGGGTGTTCTCCGGCTGCAGGATGCAGAGGACGCCCGCCGCAAGTCCGGCCAGCAGGAAGAGCCCTTTGAGCACGTGATCTCCGGTGAAGCGAACCGCTTTCTCGGAGACGATGCCCTGCAGCTTGCCGAAGGCGATCAGACTGCCCCAGAAGGTCACCCCGCCGATCAGTCCGGACGCCATGGTCGCGATGCCGAACTGCATCGAGATCGTATCCGCGGACCGCAGCGCGGCCTCGACGTAGGCCGCGCCGGCC
The sequence above is drawn from the Gemmatimonadota bacterium genome and encodes:
- a CDS encoding NAD(P)(+) transhydrogenase (Re/Si-specific) subunit beta, whose product is MSPDLVRFAYLVAASLFVFGLKGLSHPRTAVRGNRLSALGMFIAIVVTLIDQQIVRFEFIVAGIVLGGAIGAIWALKVPMTAMPQFVGLCNGFGGGASVLVAGAAYVEAALRSADTISMQFGIATMASGLIGGVTFWGSLIAFGKLQGIVSEKAVRFTGDHVLKGLFLLAGLAAGVLCILQPENTQYFWIMVAIASVLGILLVVPIGGADMPVVIALLNSYSGMAAAATGFVLSNNVLIISGSLVGASGFILTSIMCKAMNRSLANVMFAGVGGDSGGDDAGPADDLYEGKVKSTTAEEVAMVLDSARRVVFVPGYGMAVAQAQHAVRDLANQLEADGIEVEFAIHPVAGRMPGHMNVLLAEADVPYDRLKEMDEANTGFEQTDVTIVIGANDVVNPLARDAADTPLSGMPILNVDRSRTVVVIKRSLSPGFAGIPNPLFAADNCLMLFADGKDAVQELTAAVNEI